A stretch of Desulfotalea psychrophila LSv54 DNA encodes these proteins:
- a CDS encoding ABC transporter permease produces the protein MRRLVVLPFSKSVQMACQSLRARALRSAITTMSLVLAVAFLSYSQVGNIIIQQLAGSGDSEIVGELQALGYTGDVAAAAKQRWIVFLSLLVCVVGIINAQIMSVTERFREIGTLKCLGALDSFVVRVFVLEAGIQGLVGSIFGAIVGLLVATGTALFRFGSPVQAAFFSIEVLISFIITLAIGTGLSLIGALYPAIIAARMQPVEAMRREQ, from the coding sequence ATGAGACGTCTTGTTGTTCTTCCCTTTTCAAAATCGGTACAGATGGCATGTCAATCCCTACGTGCCCGGGCCCTGCGCTCGGCCATCACCACCATGAGTCTGGTCTTGGCGGTTGCCTTTTTAAGCTATAGTCAGGTCGGTAATATTATTATTCAACAGCTGGCAGGCTCAGGGGATAGCGAGATAGTTGGCGAGTTGCAGGCACTGGGCTATACGGGAGATGTGGCGGCTGCTGCTAAACAGCGCTGGATAGTCTTTCTCTCCCTTTTGGTATGTGTTGTCGGCATCATTAATGCCCAGATCATGTCTGTTACCGAACGCTTTCGGGAGATTGGCACCCTTAAATGTCTGGGCGCTCTGGATAGTTTTGTTGTCCGTGTTTTTGTCTTGGAGGCAGGTATTCAGGGGCTGGTGGGATCCATTTTCGGTGCCATTGTCGGTCTCTTGGTGGCAACAGGTACTGCACTTTTTCGTTTTGGCTCGCCGGTTCAGGCAGCATTTTTTTCTATAGAAGTTTTGATTTCATTTATTATAACCTTGGCCATTGGCACCGGATTGAGTCTCATTGGAGCGCTCTATCCTGCTATTATCGCTGCTCGCATGCAACCCGTTGAGGCCATGCGTCGGGAGCAATAA